ATTACAGAACTTCAGCGTTGTTGAGCAGGAGAAGATCGACAACTTCATGTTGGAGTTGGACGGCACAGAGAACAAATGTGAGTCCGTCCATCTGTCCGTTTGTGTGTCTCAGGCTTCTTGGTCTGCGTCTGACCTGTCCATCGCCCGTCTGTCTCCGCAGCTAAGTTTGGCGCCAACGCCATCTTGGGCGTGTCACTGGCCGTCTGCAAGGCGGGTGCCGCCGAGAAGGGGGTCCCTCTCTACCGCCACATCGCCGACCTGGCCGGACACAAGGACGTCATTCTTCCCGTTCCCGTCAGTAGTAGATAAACATTCCTAAGACAGTGGTTACACAAGTGCATCATAGTTGTTCAACTAGTGTGCGTAAATGTCAGTCAGTGGTGGGAAGTCATCTTATGAGATGTGCGTGTCGCCGGCAGGCATTCAACGTGATCAACGGGGGCAGTCACGCCGGGAACAAGCTGGCCATGCAGGAGTTCATGATCCTGCCGGTGGGCGCCGCCAACTTCCACGAGGCCATGAGGATTGGTGCCGAGgtaagcctgtttttttttttttttttaggtggctTGACGCCAACGTTTTAGTCACCCGTCTTCTGTCCTGCAGGTCTACCACAACCTGAAGAACGTCATCAAAGCCAAGTACGGCAAGGACGCCACCAACGTGGGTGATGAGGGAGGCTTTGCGCCCAACATCCTGGAGAACAACGAAGGTGAGACGCCAGCGCTACGTCATCATCAATGCACGCAAAACTTGTTTTTTGCTGGGATGCGTCACTACGTCGGCCATTTTGAATGTGCCAGATATGCACTTAAACTTAATGCACGTTAACTCACTTAATTTCACGCACTTCAGTCTCTCTCACTTGAGCACACTTAACAGTATCCCTCTCTAATCTCTGTGCTCGTGACatgttgatgacatcatcatcatcacgggTGGCAGCTCTGGAACTGTTGAAGACGGCCATTGAGAAGGCCGGCTACCCGGACAAGATCATCATCGGTATGGACGTGGCGGCGTCCGAGTTCTTCCGTGCCGGAAAGTACGACCTGGACTTTAAGTCGCCCGACGACCCCTCCAGACATATCAGTGGCGAGAAGCTCGGCGACTTGTACCGCAGCTTCATTAAGAACTACCCCGgtgggctacaaaaaaaaaaacccaaaaaaaccaGTGAGGTGGCTAACAGCTAGGCGGCTAACCTTTGCCTTTTCTCACCAGTCCAGTCTATCGAGGACCCGTTTGACCAGGACGACTGGGAGCAGTGGGCCAAGTTCACGTCCTCCGTGGACATCCAGGTGATTGCGGCTGTCTGGCATCACACACCCACAAACACGTCCACCTTTGCGCTCGAGCTAAGACAGCAACCCATCAGATCGTAGGCGACGACCTGACGGTGACCAATCCCAAGAGGATCCAACAGGCGGTGGACAAGAAGGCCTGCAACTGCCTGCTTCTCAAAGTCAACCAGATCGGCTCTGTCACCGAGTCCATTCGCGCGTAAGACGCTGGCTTACTTGTCTGTCtgcctgtgtatgtgtgtgtgtctggcctCACCTTTGAGTGTGTGTATGCCAGGTGCAAGCTGGCTCAGAGCAGCGGCTGGGGCGTGATGGTCAGCCATCGTTCCGGAGAGACCGAGGATACGTTCATTTCCGACTTGGTGGTCGGACTCTGCACTGGACAGGTCACACACAAAATATGCAAAAAGCATCAAGATGGACGACAAAAGGCTTCATATGTAACAACCTGTATGTGCATGTGCTGCAGATCAAGACCGGCGCCCCCTGCAGGTCCGAGCGTCTGGCCAAATACAATCAGCTGATGAGGTTAGCACTTCCTGGTTTCCGTTCTAGTTTACTTCCTAGCTTCgttccacccacccgcctcctcATTGCCGTGTGCCCCCCTCCCCAGGATCGAGGAGGAGCTGGGAGACAAGGCCAAGTTCGCCGGGAAGGACTTCCGCCACCCCAAGGTCAACTGAGGCCCCGGCCACTGTTTTCTACAGAAGACAAAAcagcaataacaacaataaaaacaatgaaaaaccAAAATATAACAGCACCAAgtcaataacacacacacacgcctccgTGACGTCAACATGGAAGTTTGGGTGAAGGCTGCCGGTTGCTTGGCGATGAGCAGCAGCCATGTGACaagacatcatcaaagacaaaaCCATTGCCATCAATGTCCAtgtccaagtgtgtgtgtgtggagagagagagagagaaagagtgaGGGGCGAGAGAAAGACGGGAAAGAGAGAGAATGAGAGAGAAggacaaaaaataatttttgttgcaaatttgattttaaaaagtcaatgatttactttttttctcattttagtATTGAATAGTGTTTGGTTTTGGCTTCAATCTCACCGGAGAAAACTGCATTATGAGGTATTGTGTGTAGATTTTAAGGGAATAAGGAGGCTgtagcgtgtgcgtgtgcgtgtacgtgtgtgtgtgtgtacggcaACTCTACTATATATTGCTAACACACACAATAGCACATCAATCACAAGGTAAAAAGGCCCatcagtgtgagtgtgtgtaatgACGTCAATCTGCTGAAAGGGGTCCAAGACAAAAAAGAGGCGGGGTGGTTCGTTAGCCGCACCTTTGGGTCAGCACTATGTGAACGTCCGGCGCGCTGCTTCCCCCCCTCCTGAGCCCCTCCCGCAGAAAATATTTCACCGGGACCATCCGGTCGCCGCGGTGACACTTTACGAGGGGGCGGGACGCAAAGTCCAGGGGTCACCGTGTGGATAAAagtgatgatgaagaagaaCGCGGACCTGTTGGTAACCAACGATTTTTCCCACAAGAACCTAGATGGAGGTGACACGTGCAAGTGAAATGTCCTGGGGTGTGTATCAGAACGCGCGTTTGTCTGGACGAGCCCTTCGAAAGGCCGACAACGGATGAATCTATTTGCGAACGGTCGGTGAGCAGCCCATCAATCATCATACCGTAACATGCATGGTTGTGGAATGAACATGCATGTAAAGTTCACTCAAAACTCAAATTTGTCCATAGGTGCAAATGCAAATGGATGTTTGTCTATAAACATCTTGTGATTGGCTAGCGAGCAGTCCAGGGTGTGCCCCGCCCCTtgcagaagaagatggatgaatgTAATCATGTCCAGGTGACTTCCCATCAAAGCCTAAATCCTGCTTCAACACTCCCAATCACCACTTGCAGACTTTCAGATTGTGAGTGTGCGTGAGAGAGAGACTTAGTCACCACGGCGACCCTAGCGCCAGGCATGCGTGACATCACGCCACCCAATCGCTATAAAAGGCCGGCCGGGACCTCGATCCTCAGACGCGTCCCGGCTGGGAGttacgttttttatttttactcagAGAGGATTTTCTATTGATTAGTTATTGACAACCGACTCGAGATTGGTCGGGATTTGGGGACACGTATCGAAACGAAAACGAGTGTCAGCTTCTGACCAATCACAGTGCAGCGTTACTGACCTGAGTATGGATGCTTCAGCCGTTTCCTTTCTCTCCTTCCTGGTCCTTATCTTCATCTTCACCGCCGAGTCCAGGACGGCACCTCAGAGGCAGGATGTCAAGGTCGGTCCGGTCCGGGTTCACATCGTCTTCCATCACCTACCCATAAAGAGTTTTAGTCTTCATGTCATGACTTCATCTTTCAACTATTATGTGGAAAATGATCACTTACAAagaaattaatcaatcaatccaaaCTGCATGACAGGCCATGACCGCACTGTTTGGATCGCGGCTCTCTTCTCTCCTCATGGCTACTCCGCTCCCATTCGAGGGCTCTGCACAAGGCCCGGTGGTCCCCCCAAAACAGGAGGAGGCTGTGGGTGCACGCTTACTCGTCGACGTCCTGCGGCGGCACGCCAAGATCAGGCGACGCGGTGGGAAGTGGACGTCGCTTGGAGGACGAGGATGCTTCGGTTTGAAGATGGATCGCATCGGCGCAGTTAGTGGACTGGGATGCTGAACTCTGACATGCTACCTCTGACCCCTGGCAAAAGCTGCTAGAAGACTGTCTGTGTAACAAGACAAGCATGTGTTAAACATGTACATTTGTTTGTTGACAAGTTGTTGTTCCGTGACAACATTCCATTTACAAGTGTGTATGTGTACCTGGATTAAAGAAGAGAAAGTTAATTTCTTGTTTGTTCATTTAATTTATCACCTGCTTGTATACACTAGCTTTTGCAAATTatcttacacgcacacacacacacccttggcACATCCTCATATGGACTCAAATATTGTGTGAACAGAAGActgacacacatttttttttaaattgtgcgcTATAGATTTTTCTACGCGTTCTAATTTATTAACTATGATGATTCCCAAAAATATTCCACCAATTGCGAAACCTAACCATCAATTTATAAAAACTAATCTGGTCGGGGTTATCAAGACAACCCACCAGGTGGCGGTGTAAACACCTAAAACGCGTTAGTGCCGCGAAGAAGCCTTAATACGTCACGTGACGGGCTGGCATCAGTCTGGCTATTGCTAACAGTTAGCATCGGACGCGAGGGGCAGCGGCTCTTTTCTCGGCACCAATCCGCGTCGTCGCCCTCCCGTCCCGGTCTCACCCGCAACCAtgtcggcggtgcaacgaatgaAGGTGGCGAACGAGCGGCACAGCAAAACCATCACGCAGCGGGGACACGTCCAAAAAACCTCGGTTGGTACCCACAGCTAAGCTACACAGCTAACTGGGCTAACTGTCTTTTCATCTCGGTGCTGAAAACGTCATTTATGGTAAGGACTTGCGTCCGCCCCGAAATGACCGCGGGACTTTTTCCTCTTGCAGCGACCGGTCAATGAAGAAAAGTCACCTGTAGGTCCGTGGCTTCTGGCGCTTTTCGTCTTTGTGGTTTGTGGATCAGGTGAGTTAGATTACTCATCACTTCGTCTTCCACTATAACGCGTGTTGTCGTTTCGTGTGTTGCAGCCATCTTCCAGATCATCCAGAGTATCAGACAGGGCATGTGATGAGCTGTTCCCCGTCCCATGTTGACACATACACACTGTTCTCGTTTAGTCATTGTTTAGTTGTTTTTCATTGTTGATcaaactgtttgtttttttacacgtACACTCAAAGCATGTGAACCACACATCTCACGATGCTTTGCTTGATTGATGTTCAAAGCGTGTGTGAATTAAAGGTGATATTTTCTCTACACGTCTCCTTTGTTGATGGCATCATGCAAAACAAGCCAGACTGCGGCCTCTAAATCACAGTTCAGTTCATTAAGACTCACTTGCAGTCATAAATAACAATATTTCAAAAGTCCCGTGTATTATGTATGGATACATGCGTACCAACATGTCAATAAGAACAGAGATGGACATTTGCCACCATGCGCTCCCTGCTGGGAACTACATTCATCAGGATGTCGAGCGATGGATTTACGTGGTCAGGCCTCGTCTCTCCAGCTCCCGGTTCTGCTTCAGCTCCTTGATCCTGCGCCAACATGAGTGTCAAATCCGTGGCTTGTCAtatggcgtgtgtgtgtcttaccGGTGCCTGCAGCGTCTCAGGAACCTCATGATCTTCCGTGCAGCCTGGTCCTGTTTCTTGGTCAGGAAGGTCCCCCTGGTGGACATAGAAAGCTGATAACACTGGATAGGCCCAGTTGACACACACATGATGGCATTTGTCCACATGTTTACTTGAGTTTGGGGGTGTGGCCTGTGCAGCCGCCGCCCGGGCCCTGTTTGAGCCTCTCGTACTCCTTGTAGCTGCGGTAGTACTGCTGGATGAGCACGGCCGCACGTCGACTCTGCTGGAAGCGCTTCTGCTCGTAGTATGAGCGAAACTTGGACTGGATCAGGATGGCCGCCTGGGTCATCTTCTTGTAGAGGGCGTACTGGGGAGGTGGGGCCAAAACAAGAAAAGTGTTAGGGGGATAACCTATTTGCTGCCTCAACGGGTGGCGCACAGCAGCATTAATCGCGTAAAGTATTTTCTTCCCAAAATGTGTTGCAGAGGGTGGTGGTAAGGGCTTAACCGGTTTGATTCCCAAACTAGTTACACATGGGAGCATTAGAGGCCAAACTAGTTTGCTGACTAAACGGGTTTCATGTCATAGCAAGTTTCACATGGGTAGGGTTTAAGGGCTTAACTTTTCTGCCATTACGCACTGTAAGTCTTTTCTGTCTAAACGGGTTGTTTTATTCTCAATTGTTCAGTTTCAACGCCCAGTGTGAAATGGGCTTCTCTCacttacaaacacacacactgacatacACATCTACATCTACTGGTCACCATATTACCTTGAGAGCTATCCATGTTAGCTAGCCAGAGAGGTACAGAGAGAGAGTAGTAAAGTGTTAGTGAAGATGGAGGACACAAAATAGGACTGAGCAACATGGCCTTACTAAACAAGCCTTCCCAGATTTGTCAGAAGCAGTAATAATATTTGAGTTAAAAAATGGAaaacccatttaaaaaaaaaaaaatcacacacgtACCTGTTTATATTTACGGTAGCATCTCTGAATGACGGCGGCGGCCATGTCCTGCTGCTCCTTCAACCTGCGACCCTGCACGTACGCCAACAATCACACGGGCAGTGAGCAGGGTGGCCTAGCAGGGGGCAGGACAAGCGAGTACCTTGTATCTCCGGAAGGCGTTCTGAATGATCCTGGCAGCCTCATAGAGCTCCCTCTGCTCGCCGTCCGTCAGCGTCAGCAGGGCGAAATCGCGCTCCATCCGACCGTTGGCCGACGCGTTCAGAAACTCGGCCCACGCCGCCGAGGAGGGCGGtcgcagtctctggagggccaaAGCGCTGAGTGGCGAGGGGGGGCAGACCCGCCTACACAGACGGAGACCACGCTTGCAATGCGGACAACTTGTACATTCATTTTTACCTCATGGGGACTTTAAGCCCATCTTTGCGATCAAAGTCTGTGCTAAGGGGGCTTACCTGGGCAGGGACTGTGTATGGGCGTCAATCGTGTCCAGGTAGGTCGCCAGCCAGGTGTCCTGCACATCCCGCCTTTCACGGAGCAGCGACTCGGCCCCCCCAGCAAAGTCCTCGTGTTTGATTCGCTCTGGCGTGGCCTCAATGATTTGCTCCGCCAGCGTTGCCATGTCGACCTGTTGTGCATGAGGCCACGATAAACACGCGTGTCGCCGTGGCAATAGACGGTTGTGGGTCGCGCGGCAGTACTACCACctcctcgtcgtcgtcatcctcgCCCTCATTCTCCACGTTGTCGCTGTAGCTCAGAAACTGCTCTGCCAGGGTGGGTGGCAAGCCGGGGCACGCGGGGCCCTCGCTCGTACACCCGGAGAGGGTCAAAGCTGGAAGTAGCAGAGCAGTGAACACTTCACTGACTCGTGAGTCTTTCTTACTAGTCATTTGCGATATGTATTAGAATTCTGAAAGTATGTGTGCGTCATAGTCAAAAACACAATCAGCTATTTAGAAAGTAGCAATTGGTATGCTTATAAATTGCAAAATGCTGACATTTACAGCAGACGCTTCAGACTTCTGGGGCTGTAGGGGACAAGTAGCTCTCTTGTGGCAAAGTACAAGAAGAACAGTGCTAAACTTAGCGCCTCCCTAACAGAGTTATGACTTCAACAGACTTCCTTGACCAAATCCTCTTTAGA
The sequence above is drawn from the Syngnathus scovelli strain Florida chromosome 1, RoL_Ssco_1.2, whole genome shotgun sequence genome and encodes:
- the eno3 gene encoding beta-enolase, with translation MSITKIHAREILDSRGNPTVEVDLWTAKGHFRAAVPSGASTGVHEALELRDGDKSRYLGKGTLKAVEHVNKDIAPQLIAKNFSVVEQEKIDNFMLELDGTENKSKFGANAILGVSLAVCKAGAAEKGVPLYRHIADLAGHKDVILPVPAFNVINGGSHAGNKLAMQEFMILPVGAANFHEAMRIGAEVYHNLKNVIKAKYGKDATNVGDEGGFAPNILENNEALELLKTAIEKAGYPDKIIIGMDVAASEFFRAGKYDLDFKSPDDPSRHISGEKLGDLYRSFIKNYPVQSIEDPFDQDDWEQWAKFTSSVDIQIVGDDLTVTNPKRIQQAVDKKACNCLLLKVNQIGSVTESIRACKLAQSSGWGVMVSHRSGETEDTFISDLVVGLCTGQIKTGAPCRSERLAKYNQLMRIEEELGDKAKFAGKDFRHPKVN
- the zgc:85858 gene encoding stress-associated endoplasmic reticulum protein 1 — protein: MSAVQRMKVANERHSKTITQRGHVQKTSRPVNEEKSPVGPWLLALFVFVVCGSAIFQIIQSIRQGM